In Actinomycetota bacterium, a single genomic region encodes these proteins:
- a CDS encoding GNAT family N-acetyltransferase, translating to MEVGRLVESDMEAVARLYEQFWGEPSSVERMREAFRRLKSNPDYVFLAAKNGGELLGTATGIFCGDLYGECRPFMVVENFVVDAGWQRTGVGSALMRELEAAAVERDCTQIILVTESDRVDTVSFYESLGYESGPYRGFKKRLQSG from the coding sequence GTGGAGGTCGGAAGGCTCGTCGAAAGCGATATGGAAGCGGTCGCCCGGCTCTACGAGCAGTTCTGGGGCGAGCCCTCATCGGTGGAGCGCATGCGGGAAGCGTTCCGGCGGCTCAAGTCCAATCCGGACTATGTGTTCCTTGCAGCCAAGAACGGCGGCGAGCTTCTCGGCACGGCCACAGGGATTTTTTGCGGCGACCTCTACGGGGAATGCAGGCCGTTCATGGTCGTTGAGAACTTCGTTGTCGATGCGGGCTGGCAGCGCACGGGCGTTGGATCAGCTCTGATGCGCGAGCTTGAAGCTGCAGCAGTTGAACGCGACTGCACGCAGATCATTCTCGTTACGGAGTCCGATCGTGTCGATACTGTTAGCTTCTACGAGTCGCTTGGCTATGAGAGCGGACCGTATCGTGGCTTCAAGAAGCGGCTGCAAAGTGGCTAA